The following proteins are co-located in the Polymorphospora rubra genome:
- a CDS encoding efflux RND transporter permease subunit, producing the protein MSLLARLSLANRGLVALIAVVITAFGAFSIPNLKQQLLPSMEFPAAFIIAAYPGASPEIVEAQVAEPIENSVQGIAGLSKVTSTSSEGMATVQVEYEFGTDLADAVNKMQTAINRAPLPDDVEPTVIAGSTADLPAVVLAATGAGNPQELARQLADTVVPEIEAIEGVRTVEVSGARDQVVLITPDPARFAEAGVQPTAIAGALQANGIAMPAGALTEGDRTLSVQVGSRIATIEELRDIWLGPAGSAVRLGDVAAVELQSAPPTSFTRTNGADSLGIMVTATPDGNAVQISHEIRDQLESLGADIGGELTIIFDQAPYVEKSIETLTTEGLLGLVMAVLVILVFLMSVRSTVVTAVSIPLSVLVALIALWIGDYSLNLLTLGALTIAVGRVVDDSIVVLENIKRHMSYGEDKRRAILTGVREVAGAVTASTLTTVAVFAPIALVGGFVGQIFAPFAITVTVALLASLLVSLTIIPVLAYWFLKPDAGGEKARLAAEEKELRSRLQRSYLPVIRFATHRRWTTVALGLVVLLGTFALATRLETNFLDDSGQDTLSISQEMPVGTSLAATDAAARQVETILADTDGVESYQVSAGDSGGLFGGGGGAATASYSVALDGETEPEQVREALRERFDALAGVGELSFGTGGGPGGAPANQLAVIVQATDADVLATATEQVRRAMADTPNVTDVSSSLGERAPRIDITVNRAAAAQAGLSEAAIGQIVGQAFRGSPVGQVTLDGGQQNVVIRGGAAPATVEQLRALPIGPVTLGDLARVEQVEGPLSVTRIDGERSVTVTGTGSGSNLGAITTALNERLDALDLPPGASITVGGVSADQAEAFADLGLAVLAAIAIVFVIMVATFRSLIQPLVLLVSVPFAATGAIGLLLVTGTPLGVPALIGVLMLVGIVVTNAIVLMDLINQYRDQGMSVQEAVVEGGRRRLRPILMTAIATIFALTPMALGLTGEGGFISQPLAIVVIGGLLSSTLLTLVLVPTLYTMVENTRERFRARRTPPAEPPVDDEPVEAAPEPALVGAGASAEARHAAPAQHRATEPEPGPAPSGALVDGTDQFEVLRLPRSNRSPLPPPKE; encoded by the coding sequence ATGTCGTTGCTCGCCAGACTCAGTCTTGCCAACCGGGGGCTCGTCGCACTCATCGCGGTGGTGATCACCGCCTTCGGCGCGTTCAGTATCCCCAACCTCAAGCAGCAGCTCCTGCCGTCGATGGAGTTCCCGGCGGCGTTCATCATCGCCGCCTACCCGGGTGCCTCGCCCGAGATCGTCGAGGCGCAGGTCGCCGAGCCGATCGAGAACAGCGTCCAGGGCATCGCCGGACTGAGCAAGGTCACCTCGACCTCCAGCGAGGGCATGGCGACCGTTCAGGTCGAATACGAGTTCGGCACCGACCTCGCCGACGCGGTCAACAAGATGCAGACCGCCATCAACCGGGCCCCGCTGCCCGACGACGTCGAACCGACCGTCATCGCCGGCAGCACCGCCGACCTGCCCGCCGTGGTGCTCGCGGCCACCGGTGCCGGCAACCCGCAGGAACTGGCCAGGCAGCTCGCCGACACCGTCGTACCCGAGATCGAGGCCATCGAGGGGGTCCGGACCGTCGAGGTCAGCGGCGCCCGTGACCAGGTGGTGCTGATCACGCCGGACCCGGCCAGGTTCGCCGAGGCCGGCGTCCAGCCGACCGCGATCGCCGGCGCGCTGCAGGCCAACGGCATCGCCATGCCGGCCGGTGCCCTGACCGAGGGCGACCGGACCCTGTCCGTCCAGGTCGGCAGTCGGATCGCCACCATCGAGGAACTGCGCGACATCTGGCTCGGCCCGGCCGGGTCGGCCGTCCGCCTCGGTGACGTCGCGGCCGTGGAACTCCAGTCCGCCCCGCCGACCTCGTTCACCCGCACCAACGGCGCGGACAGCCTCGGCATCATGGTCACCGCCACGCCGGACGGCAACGCCGTGCAGATCTCCCACGAGATCCGTGACCAGCTCGAATCACTCGGCGCCGACATCGGCGGCGAACTGACGATCATCTTCGACCAGGCCCCGTACGTCGAGAAGTCGATCGAGACGCTGACCACCGAGGGCCTGCTCGGCCTCGTGATGGCCGTACTCGTGATCCTGGTCTTCCTGATGTCGGTGCGCTCGACCGTGGTCACCGCGGTCTCCATCCCGCTGTCGGTCCTGGTCGCGCTGATCGCGCTGTGGATCGGCGACTACTCGCTCAACCTGCTCACCCTCGGCGCGCTGACCATCGCGGTCGGCCGGGTCGTCGACGACTCGATCGTGGTTCTCGAGAACATCAAGAGACACATGAGCTACGGCGAGGACAAGCGGCGCGCGATTCTCACCGGCGTACGCGAGGTCGCCGGCGCGGTGACCGCGTCGACCCTGACCACCGTCGCGGTCTTCGCCCCGATCGCCCTTGTCGGCGGCTTCGTGGGGCAGATCTTCGCCCCGTTCGCGATCACCGTCACGGTGGCCCTGCTCGCCTCGCTGCTGGTCTCGCTGACCATCATCCCGGTGCTCGCCTACTGGTTCCTCAAGCCGGACGCCGGCGGCGAGAAGGCGCGGCTGGCCGCCGAGGAGAAGGAACTGCGCAGCCGTCTCCAGCGCAGCTACCTCCCGGTGATCCGCTTCGCCACCCACCGCCGCTGGACCACGGTCGCCCTCGGCCTGGTGGTTCTGCTCGGCACGTTCGCGCTGGCCACCCGGCTGGAGACGAACTTCCTCGACGACTCCGGCCAGGACACCCTCAGCATCTCGCAGGAGATGCCGGTCGGCACCAGCCTGGCCGCGACCGACGCCGCCGCCCGGCAGGTCGAGACTATCCTCGCGGACACCGACGGCGTCGAGTCCTACCAGGTCAGCGCCGGGGACAGCGGCGGGCTGTTCGGCGGTGGCGGCGGTGCGGCGACCGCGTCGTACTCGGTGGCGCTCGACGGCGAGACCGAGCCGGAACAGGTCCGGGAGGCGCTGCGCGAGCGGTTCGACGCGCTGGCCGGCGTCGGCGAGCTGTCGTTCGGCACCGGGGGCGGTCCCGGCGGTGCCCCGGCCAACCAACTCGCGGTGATCGTGCAGGCCACCGACGCCGACGTGCTGGCCACCGCCACCGAGCAGGTCCGCCGGGCGATGGCCGACACCCCGAACGTGACCGACGTCTCCAGCAGCCTCGGCGAGCGGGCGCCGCGCATCGACATCACCGTGAACCGGGCGGCGGCCGCCCAGGCCGGGCTCTCCGAGGCGGCGATCGGCCAGATCGTCGGGCAGGCCTTCCGGGGCAGCCCGGTCGGCCAGGTGACGCTCGACGGCGGCCAGCAGAACGTCGTCATCCGCGGCGGCGCCGCCCCGGCCACCGTCGAGCAGTTGCGGGCCCTGCCCATCGGGCCGGTGACCCTCGGCGACCTCGCCCGGGTCGAGCAGGTCGAGGGACCGCTGTCGGTCACCCGGATCGACGGCGAGCGCAGCGTCACCGTCACCGGCACCGGCTCCGGATCCAACCTCGGCGCGATCACCACCGCGCTCAACGAGCGGCTCGACGCGCTCGACCTGCCGCCGGGTGCCAGCATCACCGTCGGCGGGGTCAGTGCCGACCAGGCCGAGGCGTTCGCCGACCTCGGGCTGGCCGTGCTCGCCGCCATCGCGATCGTCTTCGTGATCATGGTGGCGACGTTCCGTAGCCTGATCCAGCCGCTGGTCCTGCTCGTCTCGGTGCCGTTCGCCGCGACCGGCGCCATCGGGCTGCTGCTGGTCACCGGCACTCCGCTCGGGGTGCCGGCGCTGATCGGCGTACTGATGCTGGTCGGCATCGTGGTGACCAACGCGATCGTGCTGATGGACCTGATCAACCAGTACCGCGACCAGGGCATGAGCGTGCAGGAGGCGGTCGTCGAGGGTGGTCGGCGCCGGCTGCGGCCGATCCTGATGACCGCGATCGCGACCATCTTCGCGCTGACGCCGATGGCCCTCGGGCTCACCGGCGAGGGCGGGTTCATCTCGCAGCCGCTGGCCATCGTCGTCATCGGCGGCCTGCTCAGCTCGACCCTGCTCACCCTGGTGCTGGTGCCGACCCTCTACACGATGGTGGAGAACACGAGGGAGCGGTTCCGGGCCCGACGCACCCCGCCGGCCGAGCCTCCGGTCGACGACGAGCCGGTCGAGGCCGCCCCGGAACCGGCGCTGGTCGGTGCGGGCGCGTCCGCCGAGGCCCGGCACGCCGCGCCGGCCCAGCACCGCGCCACCGAACCGGAGCCGGGCCCGGCCCCGTCCGGCGCGCTGGTCGACGGCACCGACCAGTTCGAGGTGCTGCGCCTGCCCCGTTCGAACCGGTCTCCGCTGCCGCCGCCCAAGGAGTGA